The Methylobacterium durans nucleotide sequence GCGCAGACTTCTCCTGCGCCGGCGCGCGTCTTACGCCCCCGGAGCTGTCTCGGCAGCCTTGCGGCGGTTCCGTGGCTTTGCGGGCGCGTCTGCCGCCTTCATCCGAGAGCCGCGGCTCTTCGGCGCCGCCACAGCGGGAGCCGGTACACTGACCTTCTCAGCCCTGGCGGATGCCTTCGACGCGGCTCTGTTGCGTTGCTGGCCGAGCCCGAGAGCTTTGGCGAGGGAGGAGCGCTGCTTTGAGTAGGATGCCGACACCATGGGGTAATCGCGCGGAAGGCCCCACTTCTCCCGGTAGCTCTCAGGGGTAAGCCCCTGCGTCGTCAGATGACGCCGAAGCGTCTTATAGGGCTTGCCGTCGATGAAGCTGATCAGCGCATCGGGCATGATCGATTTCCTGATCTGAGCCGGTGTCAGCTTGATCTCCGGCTCGCTCGCAGGCGCACTTTGGCCCAAGCCGATCACTGCGGCATGCACGCTTGAGATCAGCGAGGCCAGATCCGAAGCAGCGACATGGTTGTTCGACAGGTATGCGGAGACGACGTCGACGGTAAGGTCAATGTGGTTGTTATTTGGTGCCTCTTCGGTGTCGGCCATGTACAGACCCTCGCTCATTGCGCAAGTTACACACCTGCAAAATCTGCTCGCCCAAGCAATGCAACTTCAGGAAGAAAATGACTTTTCCCACAAGCATGACGATCTAGTAAGTTGTTTACCTCGTCATCCCGGAACGCCGAGCGAGGACAGGGAGAGTGCTGCGATGCCACGCTTCTTCGGCCATATGCACACGCCTGCTGGGATCGAGGTCGATCGGACGGGGCTGGAGTTTCCCAGTTTCGAAGCGGCTTACCTCGCCATTTGCCAGTGCATCATGGAGATCATGAGCGAGGCCGACGTTCGGAAGATTTTGCCGGAGCGCTGCTGGTTCGAGATCACGGACGCTGCCGGACGGTGCTTGATGAAGGTCCCGTTCGCTGAGGCGGTGGAGCAGGCCCTGCGAGCGCTGCGAGATGCTGCACGCCGGTGATCGATACGAAGCTTAATTCGCGAAAGAGGATCCCGCTCAGCTGAATAAGATGGGCTGATCAAAGCACGACTGAGCCCGCCACGGCGAGGGTAAGGATGCCGGGCGGGCTCAGGTGAAAGCGACCTTGGGAGCGCTCTCGCTGGTATGATGGCATGCCAAGCGCCAGACGCAAAAAGCCCCGCGCGCCAGGAGCTGCGGGGCGGAGAAGCGTGTCTGGGGATTGGCCCCGTCAGCGTCGATTGGGGGGGGTGAACCGGGGCTGACGGGGCCATGTCGGGTGTCGAGGCCGACCGGGGCACCTTCTGGTCCCTTGCCGCCAGCAGCCTTCGCAAAAGTGAAGTGCGAGGCGCACGAACGCGCCTACAGATCAGCGCGAGGTCTGAGATGAAGGTAGCCAGCATCGAACTCGGCCACCTCCACCAGTTCAGGCCAATGGTTGATCGTCAGGCGGCCACCGCGCAGCGTGATCAACTCGCGACGGCGAAGTTCTTGCAGCACGCGGTTCACGTGCACATTCGTCATACCGAGGGCATCGGACAGATCCAGTTGCGTGACCGGAAGCGCGTAGGAGTGACCATCAGCGAGCCCAACGGCCCGAAGGCGCAGGTACAGCTCGCAGAAGAGGTGAGCGAGCCGCTTGCTGGCGTCGCGCTGCCCAAGGCTTGTTATCCGCTCACAGAAGATCGCTGCGTCGATCAGCGTTTCTCGCCAGAGAGCCGCAACAAGGTTCGGGAAACGTCGGATCAGGTTGTGGATTGCCTCATGCGGGATGAAGCCCACCGTCACTCGTGAGAGGGCGCCGAGGGCGTGATCCATCTCGTCCAGGTAGAGGCTGTGCAGATCCGGAGCGTCGCCCGGGATGTGCAGCGACAGGATCTGGCGGCGGCCTTCATGGAGCATCTTGTAGCGGTAGGCCCAGCCCTCCAGCACGAGGCAGCAGTGGGAGGTGCGCTCCTTGCCACGAACGATGTCCTGATGTGGCGGGATGACCTTGGCGGAGATCGGGAGGTTCTCGAGCGCGCGCCGCTCCTCATCCGCAAGGCTGGCGATGCTCTCGAGCCTGCGCAACAGCAGGATCGCGTTGTGCCCAGGAGTCACGACACGCCCCCCTCTCGCAAGCGGAAGCACATGGCTCTCGTGGCCCCCGGCCCGCGCTGAGCCGAACCGCCGACTTGCTAACCTATGTCAAACGCGGCTTGGGACCAGCCTGGAGCCAGCGTACTGACGCTGAACTCGGCAGGCGCGATTTCGGGAGTGGGGTGCAGAAGAAAACCCGCCGCGGCTAACCGAGCGGGCTGAACAAAGGCGCTATGGCTCAGCCGGCGGCCGGCGGCAGATCTGATGCTCTATCGTGGGGTGCGCCATCATAGCCCTCCGCTCAGGGCGCGCACTCCTCACTGTCCGCGGCTACGGACAGGCGTTTTCGGCCGGCATGAGCGCGAGCCCATGCGCCTTGCTCGATGGGATCGGCTTGGGTGTGACCGGTGTCTGCTATGGCAATCGCTTTAGCTTCCGCCCCAAGATGCAACTCGGTGAATTTCGGTAGATCCGGCACATTCGCACACGCAAAGATTTAAATGCCGCGCAACCGATTTGCTCGCAATACGGCGCCGATGGTAAATTTTGCTAAGGCCAAGCTGAAACCCTTCTCCTTTCACGCCATTTTCTACAGCAAACACAACATGGGTTAAGCTCGAGGCCGGAGCGTGAGGGGCTCTCACCTCCGGGACGGAGGTTCAATGCGCCACGCCAGCTCTCTGCTGCCCTCTCGTGCCGGCCCCATCGCAGCCGTTACCCATGGCGTCGCTCATGGCCTTGCTGACAGATGCGAGCTTCCTGGCGGGGACCTGCCGTCGCGCCTGCAGGAGCTTGTGCATCTTCTGCGAGAGCAGGAGGTGCCCAAACCCACAAGGCTCGTCTTGATCGTCGAGGACGATCCCGAGGTTCGCAACTTGGCCGTGGCTCTCCTGGAGGAGACGGTTCTTGATGTGGTCACATGCGAGAGCGGCGAGGCAGCCGTTCAGTTGCTCAAGGATCGCGCCGAGGACATCGCGATGCTCTTCACGGACGTGCAACTAGCCGGATCGATGGACGGCATCGAACTCGCGAAGGCTGTAAATGGCCTGTGGCCGAACATTCGTCGCGTTGTAACCTCAGGTCATGCCGACGCTCAGATCGACGACTTGTCGGATGAGGGCGTCTTCATGGCCAAGCCCTGGCTGGCGCTGGATGTGCTCAAAGAGGTCGATCACGCCGTTCGGCATCCGGAACTACCAGTCAGATGACATACCAGAAGGCATCGCGCGGTCCTGTGTCTCGTCGATTAGTTGGCCTCATTTCATTGGCGCCTTCTGGCAGGCGGGCTTGGTTCAGGCGATCGCCCTGCGTCGAGCCTCCCTAAGCACGCCGTGAATAAATGCTTCTCGCACTTGGTCTTTGCCTCAAGTGGACCCGAGCGCGCAGGTTGACGATCCGTTCCGAGCGCCCGGCGAGAGAGACGGGCCGAGATGTGGCAAGAGACGACAACAGGAGCCTTGTCAGCTCTGCTGCGGCTTCAACCAGGTGCTTGGCTTGGCGGCTCCGCTCGGTATGCTCAGGCACTCAGGAAGACACCGACCTCGGAGCGTCGGAGGTTTCGCTGTGCGTGTC carries:
- a CDS encoding Crp/Fnr family transcriptional regulator, with the protein product MRRLESIASLADEERRALENLPISAKVIPPHQDIVRGKERTSHCCLVLEGWAYRYKMLHEGRRQILSLHIPGDAPDLHSLYLDEMDHALGALSRVTVGFIPHEAIHNLIRRFPNLVAALWRETLIDAAIFCERITSLGQRDASKRLAHLFCELYLRLRAVGLADGHSYALPVTQLDLSDALGMTNVHVNRVLQELRRRELITLRGGRLTINHWPELVEVAEFDAGYLHLRPRADL
- a CDS encoding DUF6894 family protein, which gives rise to MPRFFGHMHTPAGIEVDRTGLEFPSFEAAYLAICQCIMEIMSEADVRKILPERCWFEITDAAGRCLMKVPFAEAVEQALRALRDAARR
- a CDS encoding MucR family transcriptional regulator gives rise to the protein MADTEEAPNNNHIDLTVDVVSAYLSNNHVAASDLASLISSVHAAVIGLGQSAPASEPEIKLTPAQIRKSIMPDALISFIDGKPYKTLRRHLTTQGLTPESYREKWGLPRDYPMVSASYSKQRSSLAKALGLGQQRNRAASKASARAEKVSVPAPAVAAPKSRGSRMKAADAPAKPRNRRKAAETAPGA
- a CDS encoding response regulator — encoded protein: MRHASSLLPSRAGPIAAVTHGVAHGLADRCELPGGDLPSRLQELVHLLREQEVPKPTRLVLIVEDDPEVRNLAVALLEETVLDVVTCESGEAAVQLLKDRAEDIAMLFTDVQLAGSMDGIELAKAVNGLWPNIRRVVTSGHADAQIDDLSDEGVFMAKPWLALDVLKEVDHAVRHPELPVR